The following proteins are co-located in the uncultured Draconibacterium sp. genome:
- a CDS encoding beta-galactosidase, giving the protein MKKVTAITILFLLVFNAYAQRVDQYFPSSELTTVGAYYYPEHWNESQWERDFQKMAEMGFEFTHFAEFAWAQLEPQEGVYDFVWLDKAVDLATKYKLKVVMCTSTATPPVWLVRKHPDVLKSNEDGTTYDHGSRQHASFSNEYYRAYSQKMITELAKHYGNDKRIIGWQLDNEPASNTDFGEDAQIRYRNWLKRKYNTINALNKAWGTNFWSGTYSDFSEINIPKHKQWGMNLYQRLDHSRFCDYETSSFLDEQAQTIRKYSDAGQWITTNYIPYYDARYVGASKELDFISYTRYMVYGEHPGIGTKGYRVGEYSRIAMANDYFRPLSPLYGVMELQPGQVNWGSINSQPLPGAVRLWLWHVFAGGSKFTCTYRFRAPIYGYEQYHYGIVGPDGVTPTRGGKEFQQFMDEIKVLRENAADYKVPEDYMKRKTAILYDPDNTVAINQNKQTVVWNTEEHVLKYYKPLKAFGAPVDFIRDTMDFSGYAVLVLPAYQQMSLKLIGKLSTYVNNGGNLVMSCRSGHQDEFGHLWEAKHAEPIYKLIGGEIEFYDLLRPYAPDTILMDNQKYAWTSWGDILKPANNTEIWGNYAGDFYSGKPAITFNKLGDGTVTYVGADSNSGDLEFNVLEKLYKRLDIGIENYPKGIIVEYRDGFGIAMNYSDKVYQMKLPIGSEILLGTKDIPTSGVLVWKL; this is encoded by the coding sequence ATGAAAAAAGTTACCGCAATAACTATTCTGTTTTTATTGGTTTTCAATGCTTATGCACAGCGGGTTGATCAATACTTTCCATCATCTGAATTAACAACAGTAGGGGCGTATTATTATCCCGAACATTGGAATGAGTCGCAATGGGAGCGCGATTTTCAGAAAATGGCTGAGATGGGATTTGAGTTTACTCACTTTGCTGAATTCGCCTGGGCACAACTCGAACCACAAGAGGGAGTTTATGATTTTGTTTGGTTGGATAAAGCTGTTGATTTGGCTACAAAATACAAGCTGAAAGTTGTAATGTGTACATCAACTGCAACTCCACCTGTTTGGCTGGTTCGTAAACACCCCGATGTTTTAAAAAGCAACGAAGATGGTACAACTTACGATCATGGTTCGAGGCAGCATGCCTCATTTTCGAATGAATATTACAGAGCATATTCGCAAAAGATGATTACGGAGCTGGCAAAACATTATGGCAACGATAAACGAATTATTGGATGGCAGTTGGACAACGAACCTGCATCGAATACCGACTTTGGTGAAGATGCTCAAATACGTTACCGTAATTGGTTAAAAAGGAAGTATAACACAATTAATGCCTTAAATAAAGCATGGGGAACAAATTTCTGGAGTGGTACATATTCCGATTTTTCAGAAATTAATATTCCCAAACACAAACAGTGGGGAATGAATTTGTATCAGCGTTTGGATCACAGTCGTTTTTGCGATTATGAGACCTCTTCCTTTTTGGATGAGCAAGCCCAAACTATCCGTAAATACTCCGATGCCGGTCAGTGGATAACAACGAATTATATACCTTATTACGATGCAAGATATGTTGGCGCAAGTAAGGAGCTTGATTTTATAAGTTATACACGCTATATGGTGTATGGCGAGCATCCGGGAATTGGAACAAAAGGATACCGGGTAGGCGAATATTCAAGAATAGCCATGGCGAATGACTATTTCAGGCCACTTTCGCCTTTGTATGGAGTAATGGAACTTCAGCCGGGACAGGTAAACTGGGGATCGATAAACTCTCAGCCACTGCCCGGAGCTGTTCGCTTATGGTTGTGGCATGTTTTTGCAGGAGGTAGTAAATTTACCTGTACTTACCGTTTTCGTGCGCCTATTTATGGCTACGAACAGTATCATTATGGCATTGTTGGACCCGACGGAGTGACTCCAACAAGAGGAGGGAAGGAGTTTCAGCAATTTATGGATGAGATAAAAGTACTGCGCGAAAATGCCGCTGATTATAAAGTTCCTGAAGACTACATGAAACGAAAAACAGCCATTCTTTATGATCCGGATAATACGGTAGCCATCAATCAGAACAAACAAACGGTGGTTTGGAATACCGAAGAACACGTTTTAAAATATTACAAACCATTAAAGGCATTTGGCGCGCCAGTTGATTTTATTCGCGATACCATGGATTTTTCAGGATATGCGGTGCTCGTACTTCCGGCCTATCAGCAAATGAGTTTGAAATTAATCGGGAAACTTAGCACTTATGTAAATAATGGAGGAAATCTTGTCATGTCATGTCGTTCAGGTCATCAGGATGAGTTTGGACATTTATGGGAGGCAAAACACGCCGAACCGATCTATAAATTGATTGGGGGAGAAATTGAATTCTATGATCTGCTCAGACCTTATGCACCGGATACCATTTTAATGGACAATCAGAAATATGCATGGACAAGCTGGGGCGACATTTTAAAGCCTGCAAATAACACCGAAATATGGGGAAATTATGCAGGTGATTTTTATTCCGGTAAGCCGGCTATAACCTTTAATAAACTAGGTGATGGAACAGTTACTTATGTGGGAGCAGACAGTAACAGTGGAGATTTGGAGTTTAATGTTCTTGAAAAATTATACAAACGATTGGACATTGGCATTGAAAACTATCCTAAAGGAATAATTGTAGAGTACCGCGACGGATTTGGAATTGCTATGAATTATTCGGACAAAGTTTATCAAATGAAACTTCCTATCGGTTCGGAGATTTTACTGGGAACAAAAGATATTCCAACGTCAGGTGTGCTGGTTTGGAAACTCTAA
- a CDS encoding cyclophilin-like fold protein produces MIRSIIQFFSFILVIMTLACSGESHDFEAENLIYEDIVSDSTENKINTDKMILKIGDTTLTATLADNSSAKALVKELTNGSITIEMRDYGNMEKVGSLGKNYPTNDESITTEPGDIILYQGNALVIYYAPNSWSFTRLGKIDNITKQELIQVLGKGDVNVTLSLPQE; encoded by the coding sequence ATGATTAGAAGCATTATACAATTTTTCAGTTTTATACTGGTAATCATGACTTTGGCCTGTTCAGGTGAAAGTCATGATTTTGAAGCAGAGAATCTGATATACGAAGACATTGTTAGCGACTCAACGGAAAATAAAATAAACACAGACAAAATGATTTTAAAAATTGGAGATACAACACTTACAGCCACGCTTGCTGATAATTCTTCGGCAAAAGCTTTAGTAAAAGAACTTACTAATGGTTCGATAACAATTGAAATGCGCGATTACGGGAACATGGAAAAAGTAGGATCGCTTGGGAAAAATTACCCAACAAACGACGAATCGATAACCACCGAACCGGGAGACATAATTTTATACCAGGGAAATGCCTTGGTCATTTATTACGCTCCCAACTCATGGAGTTTTACCAGGCTCGGAAAGATTGATAATATAACAAAACAAGAGTTGATTCAAGTGCTTGGAAAGGGAGATGTTAATGTTACTTTGTCGTTACCTCAGGAATAG
- a CDS encoding family 43 glycosylhydrolase, whose protein sequence is MNYRKIFFGIVLFSICIFANGQYKNLPDNKPTFTNPLFKGDYPDPSILRDGEDYYLVHSSFYYYPGLLIWHSTDLINWKPVANALNTYVGSVWAPELTKYDDKFYIYFPADNKNYVITSENIEGPWTEPVLIDISMIDPGHVVDEKGNRYLYFSSGSYVPLTDDGLTVAGDPIHSYDGWEIPREWSIECFCMEGPKLFKRGEYYYLTVAEGGTAGPATGHMVISARSKSPLGPWENSPFNPILRSQSNKDQWWSVAHGTIFDDVDGNWFMMFHGYENGFYNMGRQTMLVPVEWTEDGWYKIPDDIKIEKQMTLPGKANVAQQALKLSDDFSGDELNPQWKFFGGFENDRFEIKNNSIVINGKGNGIANCSPMLTIPADHAYMADVEMEIEGDAIGGLVLFYNQQASSGILADDTNVLANLRGWQFATERNVINRHVYLRLKSINNTVDMYYSLDGEDWIKIENSFETSALHHNVLSGFLSLRIGLCSIGYGKVSFKNFVYTPISE, encoded by the coding sequence ATGAATTACAGGAAGATTTTTTTCGGAATTGTGCTTTTTAGTATATGTATTTTTGCCAACGGCCAGTACAAAAATTTGCCCGATAATAAGCCAACTTTTACAAATCCATTATTTAAAGGCGATTACCCCGATCCAAGTATTTTACGCGATGGTGAGGATTATTATCTGGTTCATTCATCGTTCTATTACTACCCTGGCCTACTAATTTGGCATTCAACTGATTTAATAAACTGGAAGCCGGTAGCAAATGCTCTGAACACTTATGTTGGTTCGGTTTGGGCACCGGAACTGACCAAATACGATGACAAATTCTACATCTATTTTCCGGCCGACAACAAGAATTATGTAATTACCTCAGAGAATATTGAAGGTCCCTGGACAGAACCGGTTTTGATCGATATCAGTATGATCGACCCCGGGCATGTAGTTGATGAAAAAGGCAACCGCTACCTCTATTTTAGCAGTGGAAGTTATGTTCCTTTAACCGACGATGGACTTACAGTGGCCGGCGATCCTATTCACAGTTACGATGGTTGGGAAATTCCCCGCGAGTGGTCGATCGAATGTTTTTGTATGGAAGGTCCGAAACTTTTTAAACGAGGCGAATATTACTATTTAACCGTTGCTGAAGGAGGAACTGCCGGTCCGGCAACCGGACACATGGTTATTTCTGCCCGCTCGAAATCGCCACTTGGACCATGGGAAAACTCGCCTTTTAATCCGATTCTCAGGTCACAATCAAACAAAGATCAGTGGTGGTCGGTAGCACATGGTACAATTTTCGACGATGTGGACGGAAACTGGTTTATGATGTTTCATGGCTACGAAAATGGTTTTTACAACATGGGACGCCAAACCATGCTCGTTCCTGTTGAGTGGACTGAAGATGGTTGGTACAAAATACCAGATGATATAAAAATCGAAAAGCAAATGACACTTCCCGGAAAAGCAAATGTAGCTCAGCAAGCATTGAAGTTAAGCGACGATTTTTCAGGAGACGAATTAAATCCGCAATGGAAATTCTTTGGTGGTTTTGAGAACGATCGCTTTGAAATAAAAAACAACAGCATTGTTATCAATGGCAAAGGAAATGGAATTGCCAATTGTTCGCCCATGTTGACAATTCCGGCCGATCATGCTTATATGGCTGATGTTGAAATGGAAATTGAAGGCGATGCAATTGGAGGTTTGGTATTGTTTTATAACCAGCAAGCTTCTTCCGGAATTCTGGCAGACGATACTAATGTTTTGGCGAACTTAAGAGGCTGGCAATTTGCCACCGAGCGAAATGTCATCAACCGGCACGTTTACTTGCGTTTAAAAAGTATAAACAACACGGTTGACATGTATTATAGTCTGGATGGAGAAGATTGGATAAAGATTGAAAATTCGTTTGAAACATCAGCTTTGCATCATAATGTACTAAGCGGATTCCTGAGTTTGCGTATCGGGCTTTGCTCTATTGGTTATGGCAAAGTAAGCTTTAAGAACTTTGTTTACACGCCAATTTCAGAATAA
- a CDS encoding alpha/beta hydrolase-fold protein: MKQLFFTLFLGLFTSTLSAQQDLFNENPIVSPQINADNSVTFQIKAPTAETVSVSGSLDVEKAFAPITYEMTKSDDGVWSFTTPVLPSELYRYHFVIDGARSTDPGNAFAIRDVGNLSSIFIIGGGQADIYKVQNVPHGTVALRWYDSPGNDMVRRMVVYTPASYENSTEKYPVLYLLHGVGGDETAWTGSGRAAEILDNLIAQGKTKPMIVVMTNGNVSQEAAPGNGSDGFVKPTFMLPHTMDGKFEETFIDVMMFVEDNYRTIETKEGRAIAGLSMGGFHTANISMYYPNTFNYVGLFSSALGVRPVGGNTTSPVYQNQDEKLKQQMENGYKLYWMAMGVDDMPMLIKGNADFRKKMDDMGMKYEYLETEGGHTWNNWRNYLSIFAQKLFK, translated from the coding sequence GCAGATTAACGCGGATAATTCCGTTACTTTCCAGATAAAAGCCCCAACAGCCGAAACAGTTAGTGTTTCAGGCAGCCTCGATGTCGAAAAAGCTTTCGCTCCCATTACTTACGAAATGACAAAAAGTGATGACGGCGTTTGGAGTTTTACCACACCCGTTTTACCATCAGAGTTATACCGGTATCATTTTGTAATTGACGGGGCAAGATCAACCGATCCGGGCAATGCGTTTGCCATTCGCGATGTTGGTAACCTCTCGAGCATTTTTATTATTGGAGGAGGCCAGGCAGATATATACAAAGTTCAAAATGTTCCGCATGGCACAGTGGCATTAAGATGGTACGATTCTCCGGGAAACGATATGGTTCGCAGAATGGTAGTGTACACTCCTGCCAGTTATGAAAACAGCACTGAAAAATATCCGGTTTTGTACTTGCTTCATGGTGTTGGCGGCGACGAAACAGCCTGGACCGGTTCAGGCAGGGCAGCTGAAATTTTAGATAACCTGATTGCGCAGGGGAAAACCAAACCAATGATCGTGGTAATGACCAATGGAAATGTTTCGCAGGAAGCAGCCCCAGGAAATGGAAGCGATGGATTTGTAAAACCAACTTTTATGTTGCCGCACACTATGGATGGCAAATTTGAAGAAACATTTATTGATGTAATGATGTTTGTTGAGGACAATTATCGTACAATCGAGACAAAAGAAGGACGGGCAATTGCAGGTTTATCAATGGGTGGATTTCATACTGCAAACATTTCGATGTATTACCCCAATACCTTCAATTATGTGGGATTGTTTTCGTCGGCTTTAGGTGTTCGCCCGGTTGGTGGTAATACTACTTCACCGGTTTACCAAAATCAGGATGAAAAACTAAAACAGCAAATGGAGAACGGATACAAATTATACTGGATGGCCATGGGAGTTGACGACATGCCAATGCTTATAAAAGGAAATGCCGATTTCAGAAAAAAGATGGACGACATGGGTATGAAATACGAATATCTCGAGACTGAGGGCGGACATACCTGGAATAACTGGCGTAATTACTTATCGATATTTGCGCAGAAATTATTTAAATAA